In one Pseudomonas purpurea genomic region, the following are encoded:
- a CDS encoding tetratricopeptide repeat protein codes for MSKPRRYLLISLLALLLVAIAWFFLRSTTPSLPSAVRHGYSEALQQARNGQPGAARMLYQQMARPDLPDARRIKLHAELPNYPSPQALKLADADLSHPSVAVRQAAIKSVSGLVPGGQRSLLLGPLLEDSEQAVRFSAADALLGLSPDDLGLYFGPLQQVIDQYQQALKSQPETAETQYQLARLHLHNAQLKEAQQALEQSLRLDPGNLRALVIQIEVLDKQGQSDAARQLLAKQLQAQPDSAYLQHALGLWLLHHGQSEYALLGLSRAVELEPDNKDYRYDLATTLHSEQEQEAAQKQLQEIVQRHPADRKARVLLISYWKESGQLQNVQILLAQLEQMNPDDPSLQQGL; via the coding sequence ATGTCCAAGCCCCGCCGCTACCTGCTTATCAGCCTGCTCGCCCTGTTGCTTGTGGCCATCGCCTGGTTTTTCCTGCGCAGCACCACGCCGTCGCTGCCCTCGGCCGTCCGGCACGGCTACAGCGAAGCATTGCAACAGGCGCGCAACGGTCAACCGGGCGCTGCGCGGATGCTCTATCAGCAGATGGCACGCCCGGACCTGCCAGATGCCCGCCGCATCAAGCTGCATGCCGAATTGCCGAATTACCCCAGCCCGCAAGCACTGAAACTGGCCGATGCCGACCTCAGTCACCCGTCGGTGGCCGTGCGCCAGGCCGCGATCAAAAGTGTCTCGGGGCTGGTGCCCGGCGGCCAGCGCAGCCTGCTGCTGGGACCGCTGCTGGAAGACAGCGAGCAAGCGGTACGGTTTTCCGCCGCCGATGCGTTACTGGGGCTGTCGCCCGATGATCTGGGGTTGTACTTCGGCCCTTTGCAGCAAGTCATCGACCAGTACCAGCAAGCCCTCAAGTCACAACCCGAGACGGCCGAAACCCAATACCAACTGGCACGCCTGCACTTGCATAACGCCCAGTTGAAAGAAGCCCAGCAAGCCCTGGAGCAGAGTCTGCGCCTGGACCCCGGCAACTTGCGTGCGCTGGTGATTCAGATCGAGGTGCTCGACAAGCAGGGCCAAAGCGATGCGGCCCGCCAGTTACTGGCCAAACAGCTGCAAGCGCAACCGGATTCGGCGTACCTGCAACACGCCCTGGGTTTGTGGCTGCTGCATCATGGGCAAAGCGAATATGCGCTGTTGGGACTGTCCAGGGCGGTGGAACTGGAACCGGACAACAAGGATTACCGTTACGACCTCGCCACCACCTTGCACAGCGAGCAAGAGCAGGAAGCGGCGCAAAAGCAGTTGCAGGAAATCGTGCAGCGTCACCCGGCCGACCGCAAGGCACGCGTACTGTTGATCAGCTACTGGAAAGAGTCCGGGCAGTTGCAGAATGTGCAGATTCTTCTGGCTCAACTCGAACAGATGAACCCGGATGACCCGTCGTTGCAGCAAGGCTTGTAG
- a CDS encoding response regulator, translating to MTATSSVDEQGFRKLLSRNISLPLGVGVLSAVFFVSLITYLLSVTQRVEHTDRVINNANEAMKLSVDLETGMRGFLLSGDEHFLDPYITAKPRIIVALKTLQELTADNPPQVDRLRRVEALQVEWNNYSQTMIELQRNNGDYRAAVKAGRGKRLTDEIRRQYDDVISMEQQLRTTRNEEVRRTTVLSITLYILFIIAISGLLAYTGRRDLLSLSKSYGANLAEQQKSAQRLEQQAWLRNGQTQLAEQVLGQLTLNLLGRNILQFCAQYLGMAVAAMYVREEHGGLKRVASYGFSREQEVQEQAIYSGEGIVGQAAQQDRLIRLDDVPVDYFKVSSGLGDGVPRSVLVVPTSDDDRVNGVIELGFLRALSERDIELFELIAGNIGTSIEAARYRQRLQEVLAETQQLNEELQVQQEELKTANEELEEQSRILKESQAHLEIQQVELEQTNEQLAEQAQALAEQRDAMDEKNGELNLVQVQLEERADELQRSSKYKSEFLANMSHELRTPLNSSLILAKLLAENPQDNLSAEQVQFAESIYSAGNDLLNLINDILDISKVEAGKLEVRPENTSVALLVDGLRTMFEPLAADKRLAFSTHLEVDAPLTLFTDRQRLEQVLKNLLSNAVKFTEKGAVSLTVSRLPGQGIAFEVHDSGIGIAAEQQESIFEAFRQADGTTNRRYGGTGLGLSISRDLAALLGGSISVASQTGEGSIFTLVLPQQYVEPGDEPTEPLRIAPATVKPAATAPTPVIAEVAIPRFADDREKAPFATRCILVVEDEENFARILFDLAHELGYQCLVAHGADEGYDLARQFIPDAILLDMRLPDHSGLTVLQRLKEHAETRHIPVHVISVEDRVEAAMHMGAIGYAVKPTTREELKDVFARLEAKLTQKVKRVLLVEDDDLQRDSIARLIGDDDIEITAVGLAQEALDLLRTNIYDCMIIDLKLPDMLGNDLLKRMSSEDICSFPPVIVYTGRNLTRDEESDLRKYSRSIIIKGARSPERLLDEVTLFLHKVESRLSQERQKMLKTARSRDKVFEGRKVLLVDDDVRNIFALTSALEHKGAVVVIGRNGREAIEKLNEVEDIDLVLMDVMMPEMDGFEATIEIRKDPRWRKLPIIAVTAKAMKDDQERCLQAGSNDYLAKPIDLDRLFSLIRVWLPKMERI from the coding sequence ATGACCGCTACGTCTTCGGTTGATGAACAGGGTTTTCGCAAGCTACTGAGTCGCAACATAAGTCTGCCGCTGGGCGTGGGTGTGCTCAGCGCGGTGTTCTTTGTGTCCTTGATTACCTATCTGCTGTCGGTGACCCAGCGGGTCGAGCACACTGATCGAGTGATCAATAACGCCAATGAAGCGATGAAGCTCAGTGTCGACCTGGAAACCGGCATGCGCGGTTTCCTGTTGTCGGGGGATGAGCATTTTCTGGACCCCTACATAACGGCCAAACCGAGAATCATCGTCGCGCTCAAGACGTTGCAGGAGCTGACCGCCGATAACCCGCCTCAGGTCGATCGCCTGCGACGTGTGGAGGCGTTGCAGGTCGAGTGGAACAACTACTCGCAAACCATGATTGAGCTACAGCGCAACAACGGCGATTACCGCGCGGCAGTCAAGGCGGGACGCGGTAAACGCCTGACCGACGAAATCCGCAGGCAGTATGACGATGTCATCAGCATGGAGCAGCAGTTGCGCACCACGCGCAATGAGGAAGTACGTCGTACGACAGTGCTGAGCATCACCTTGTATATTTTGTTCATCATTGCCATCAGTGGATTACTGGCCTACACGGGCCGTCGCGATTTGCTCAGCCTTTCCAAAAGCTATGGCGCCAACCTGGCGGAGCAACAAAAGAGTGCTCAGCGCCTGGAGCAGCAAGCCTGGTTGCGCAATGGCCAGACCCAACTGGCGGAGCAGGTGTTGGGGCAACTGACGTTGAACTTGCTGGGGCGCAATATCCTGCAGTTCTGCGCGCAGTATCTGGGGATGGCTGTCGCCGCGATGTATGTGCGAGAAGAACACGGCGGCCTTAAGCGCGTTGCCTCGTACGGTTTTTCTCGTGAGCAGGAAGTGCAGGAGCAAGCGATCTACAGCGGTGAGGGTATTGTTGGCCAGGCGGCCCAGCAGGATCGGCTGATCCGCTTGGACGATGTACCGGTCGACTACTTCAAGGTCAGCTCGGGGCTGGGTGACGGTGTACCGCGCAGCGTGCTGGTGGTGCCGACCAGCGACGATGATCGGGTCAACGGCGTCATCGAGTTGGGTTTTCTGCGGGCCCTGAGCGAGCGTGACATTGAATTGTTCGAACTGATTGCCGGCAACATCGGCACCTCCATCGAAGCGGCGCGTTATCGTCAGCGGTTGCAGGAAGTGCTGGCCGAAACCCAGCAGCTCAACGAAGAGTTGCAAGTGCAGCAGGAAGAACTGAAAACCGCCAACGAGGAACTGGAAGAGCAGTCGCGGATTCTCAAGGAGTCCCAGGCGCACCTGGAAATTCAGCAAGTGGAGCTTGAGCAGACCAACGAGCAATTGGCCGAGCAAGCGCAAGCGTTGGCCGAACAACGTGATGCCATGGATGAGAAGAATGGCGAGTTGAACCTGGTGCAAGTGCAGCTCGAAGAACGGGCAGACGAGCTACAGCGCTCGAGCAAGTACAAGTCCGAGTTTCTCGCCAACATGTCCCATGAGTTACGCACGCCACTCAACAGTTCGTTGATCCTGGCCAAGCTCTTGGCAGAAAACCCGCAAGACAACCTCAGTGCCGAGCAAGTCCAGTTCGCCGAGTCGATTTATTCGGCCGGTAACGATTTGCTCAACCTGATCAACGACATCCTCGATATTTCCAAGGTCGAAGCCGGCAAGCTGGAAGTTCGCCCGGAAAACACCAGTGTCGCACTGCTGGTTGACGGTTTGCGCACGATGTTCGAACCACTGGCCGCCGACAAGCGCCTGGCGTTCTCGACACACCTTGAGGTGGATGCTCCGTTGACGCTGTTCACTGATCGCCAGCGTCTGGAGCAGGTCCTGAAGAACCTGCTGTCCAATGCCGTGAAGTTCACGGAGAAGGGCGCGGTCAGTTTGACGGTGTCTCGTCTGCCGGGGCAGGGCATTGCGTTTGAAGTACACGATTCCGGAATCGGTATTGCAGCCGAGCAACAGGAGAGCATTTTCGAGGCGTTCCGTCAGGCCGATGGCACCACCAACCGACGTTATGGCGGCACAGGGCTGGGGCTGTCGATCTCGCGGGACCTGGCGGCGCTGCTCGGCGGTTCCATCAGTGTCGCCAGTCAAACGGGCGAGGGCAGTATTTTCACGTTGGTACTGCCGCAGCAGTACGTAGAGCCGGGTGATGAGCCGACAGAACCCCTGCGAATCGCCCCGGCCACCGTCAAGCCGGCCGCCACCGCGCCGACCCCGGTGATTGCCGAGGTGGCGATCCCGCGTTTTGCTGACGACCGTGAGAAGGCGCCGTTCGCCACCCGTTGCATCCTGGTGGTGGAAGACGAGGAGAATTTTGCGCGCATCCTCTTCGACCTGGCCCATGAGCTGGGCTACCAATGCCTGGTCGCTCACGGTGCCGACGAAGGCTACGACCTGGCCCGGCAGTTCATTCCGGACGCGATCCTGCTGGACATGCGCCTGCCGGACCACTCGGGGCTCACGGTGCTCCAGCGGCTGAAAGAGCACGCCGAAACGCGCCACATCCCGGTTCATGTGATTTCTGTCGAGGACCGTGTCGAGGCCGCCATGCACATGGGCGCCATCGGTTACGCGGTCAAGCCGACCACTCGCGAAGAGCTCAAGGATGTGTTCGCTCGCCTGGAAGCCAAACTCACCCAGAAGGTCAAGCGGGTGCTGCTGGTTGAAGACGATGATTTACAGCGTGACAGCATTGCGCGGCTGATCGGTGACGATGACATCGAAATCACTGCCGTCGGCCTGGCCCAGGAAGCCCTGGACCTGCTGCGCACCAACATTTACGACTGCATGATTATCGATTTGAAGCTGCCGGACATGCTCGGCAATGACCTGCTCAAGCGGATGTCTAGTGAAGACATTTGCTCGTTCCCGCCGGTTATCGTCTATACCGGACGCAACCTGACCCGCGACGAAGAGTCGGACCTGCGCAAGTATTCGCGCTCGATCATCATCAAGGGCGCGCGCTCGCCCGAGCGGCTATTGGACGAAGTGACACTTTTTCTGCACAAGGTCGAATCCCGGTTGTCCCAGGAACGGCAGAAGATGCTCAAGACCGCCCGCAGTCGCGACAAGGTCTTTGAGGGACGTAAAGTGCTGTTGGTGGACGACGATGTACGCAACATCTTCGCCCTGACCAGTGCCCTGGAGCATAAGGGGGCGGTGGTGGTGATCGGTCGTAACGGTCGTGAAGCGATCGAGAAACTCAATGAAGTGGAGGACATCGACCTGGTGCTGATGGACGTGATGATGCCGGAGATGGACGGTTTCGAGGCCACCATTGAGATCCGCAAGGACCCCCGCTGGCGCAAGCTGCCGATCATCGCCGTGACCGCCAAGGCCATGAAGGACGATCAGGAGCGCTGCTTGCAGGCAGGTTCCAACGACTACCTGGCCAAGCCCATCGACCTGGATCGGCTGTTTTCGCTTATTCGTGTGTGGTTACCGAAGATGGAAAGAATTTAG
- a CDS encoding hybrid sensor histidine kinase/response regulator, giving the protein MLSTVHAKLLIVDDLPENLLALEALIKREDRMVFKALSADEALSLLLQHEFAMAILDVQMPGMNGFELAELMRGTEKTKNIPIIFVSAAGRELNYAFKGYESGAVDFLHKPLDIHAVKSKVNVFVDLYRQSKAMKLQVEALEQSRREQEILLQKLQATQNELEQAVRMRDDFMSIVAHEVRTPLNGLILETQLRKMHLARDNAQAFTLDKMHAMVDRDERQIKSLIRLIEDMLDVSRIRTGKLSIRTSRFDLVQLVENLLQNFAPQVEAAESSVTFTALQPVEGSWDEFRIEQVVSNLLTNALRYGSKKPIQVTVYAQDGEARVEVRDHGIGISEENQKRIFQQFERVSDKTAAAGLGLGLFISEQIVAAHGGSISVESRINEGALFRVCLPL; this is encoded by the coding sequence ATGCTAAGTACTGTCCACGCCAAACTGCTGATCGTCGATGATCTGCCGGAGAATCTGCTGGCCCTTGAGGCGTTGATCAAGCGCGAAGACCGCATGGTCTTCAAGGCGTTGTCGGCGGACGAAGCCTTGTCGCTGCTGTTGCAGCATGAGTTCGCCATGGCCATTCTCGACGTACAGATGCCTGGCATGAACGGTTTCGAACTGGCCGAACTGATGCGCGGCACCGAAAAAACCAAGAACATCCCCATCATCTTCGTCAGTGCCGCCGGGCGTGAGTTGAACTACGCCTTTAAAGGCTACGAAAGCGGTGCCGTGGATTTCCTGCACAAACCGCTGGATATCCACGCGGTGAAAAGCAAGGTCAATGTCTTCGTCGACCTGTACCGCCAGAGCAAGGCCATGAAGCTTCAGGTCGAAGCCCTGGAGCAGAGCCGGCGCGAGCAGGAAATCCTGCTTCAGAAGTTACAGGCTACCCAAAATGAACTCGAGCAGGCTGTGCGCATGCGCGACGACTTCATGTCGATCGTCGCCCATGAGGTGCGCACGCCGTTGAACGGGCTGATACTGGAAACCCAACTGCGCAAGATGCACCTGGCCCGCGACAATGCCCAGGCGTTCACGCTGGACAAAATGCACGCGATGGTCGACCGCGACGAGCGACAGATCAAGAGCCTGATCCGCCTGATCGAAGACATGCTCGACGTCTCGCGGATCCGCACCGGCAAGTTGTCGATTCGCACCAGTCGCTTCGACCTGGTGCAACTGGTGGAGAACCTGTTGCAGAACTTCGCGCCGCAAGTGGAAGCCGCCGAATCTTCGGTGACGTTCACGGCGTTGCAACCGGTGGAGGGTAGCTGGGATGAATTCCGGATCGAACAAGTGGTGTCCAACCTGCTGACCAACGCCCTGCGTTATGGCAGCAAAAAACCGATTCAGGTGACGGTTTATGCCCAGGACGGTGAGGCGCGTGTCGAGGTGCGTGACCATGGTATTGGCATCAGTGAAGAGAATCAGAAGCGGATTTTCCAGCAGTTCGAACGTGTTTCGGACAAAACCGCGGCGGCCGGCCTGGGCCTCGGGCTGTTCATCTCCGAGCAGATTGTTGCCGCCCATGGCGGCTCCATCAGCGTTGAAAGCCGTATCAACGAAGGGGCCCTGTTTCGCGTTTGCCTGCCCCTGTAG
- a CDS encoding chemotaxis protein CheB, translated as MNSGGSRQTSRRKVEAVVVGASAGGVEALLSIFSSLHQGFRLPIIVVLHLPDERRSHLADVFARRVSMPVMEAYDKALITPGTLYFAAPGYHLSVEHDRSLSLSLEDRVHHSRPAIDYLFESAADTYGPSLAAVLLTGANQDGARGLAHVKSCGGLTVVQDPTQAHVSTMPAAALALHQPDHILPLRGIGRLLVELERIAC; from the coding sequence ATGAACAGCGGCGGTTCCAGGCAAACATCGCGGCGCAAGGTCGAGGCCGTTGTTGTCGGCGCCTCGGCCGGGGGCGTCGAAGCGCTGCTGAGTATTTTCAGCAGCCTGCATCAGGGGTTTCGCTTGCCGATCATTGTTGTGTTGCACCTGCCGGACGAACGTCGCAGCCACTTGGCGGATGTGTTTGCCCGCCGCGTGTCGATGCCCGTCATGGAGGCGTATGACAAAGCGCTGATCACGCCTGGGACGCTGTACTTTGCCGCGCCCGGCTATCACTTGTCGGTGGAGCATGACCGCAGTCTGTCGTTGAGTCTGGAAGACCGGGTACATCACTCGCGGCCGGCCATTGATTACCTGTTCGAGTCTGCCGCCGATACCTATGGTCCATCCCTGGCGGCGGTGCTCCTGACCGGTGCGAATCAGGATGGCGCCCGAGGCCTGGCGCACGTCAAGAGTTGCGGCGGCCTGACGGTGGTCCAAGACCCGACGCAGGCTCATGTCTCGACAATGCCGGCCGCCGCGCTGGCCTTGCATCAGCCCGACCATATCCTCCCTTTGCGCGGCATCGGCCGCTTGCTCGTCGAGCTGGAACGAATCGCATGCTAA
- a CDS encoding bestrophin family protein encodes MIVRPKPNLIGILFSLKGSIAKRIALRSLLVTLLASVIVLVETLHPAYFSKVNATPFTLLGLSLSIFMSFRNNACYDRWWEGRKQMGQLIIEVRSLIRETLIIKDSAERAPLLRELCGFAHGLIARLRVEDEAAAAQPWVTEVIDERHPNITDSVLQGIGARCSSLAESGRISEWRYTQLETRLVSLSQVQAACERIKSTPLPYPYTLLLHRTIYLFCILLPFAMAEPLGWLTPIFTAIVSYTFFGLDEIGDDLEDPFGFDENDLPCSAIVRTLEREVLAALGQTELPPPLAPVEYVLS; translated from the coding sequence ATGATTGTCCGCCCCAAACCGAATCTGATCGGTATTCTGTTTTCCCTCAAAGGCTCGATCGCCAAACGTATTGCGTTGCGCAGTCTGTTGGTGACGTTGCTGGCGTCGGTCATCGTGCTGGTGGAAACCTTGCACCCGGCGTACTTCTCCAAGGTCAACGCCACGCCTTTCACGCTGCTGGGGTTGTCGCTGTCGATCTTCATGAGCTTTCGCAACAACGCCTGCTATGACCGGTGGTGGGAAGGTCGCAAGCAGATGGGCCAGTTGATTATCGAGGTGCGGTCGCTGATCCGTGAAACCCTGATCATCAAGGACTCAGCCGAGCGAGCGCCGCTGTTGCGTGAGCTCTGCGGTTTTGCCCATGGCCTGATCGCCCGCCTGCGGGTTGAAGACGAGGCCGCTGCGGCCCAACCCTGGGTAACCGAGGTGATTGACGAGCGCCACCCGAACATCACGGACAGCGTCTTGCAGGGCATCGGTGCGCGCTGCTCGTCACTCGCCGAAAGCGGGCGCATCAGTGAATGGCGTTACACCCAACTGGAAACCCGGCTGGTGAGCCTGAGTCAGGTCCAGGCGGCCTGCGAACGCATCAAAAGTACGCCGCTGCCCTACCCTTACACCTTGCTGCTGCACCGCACGATTTACCTGTTTTGCATCTTGCTGCCGTTTGCCATGGCCGAACCGTTGGGCTGGTTGACGCCGATCTTTACGGCCATCGTCAGCTACACGTTTTTCGGCCTCGACGAAATCGGTGACGACCTCGAAGACCCTTTCGGTTTCGATGAGAACGATTTGCCGTGCAGCGCTATCGTCCGCACCCTGGAGCGCGAAGTGCTGGCAGCGTTGGGCCAAACCGAGCTACCGCCGCCACTGGCACCGGTGGAGTACGTGCTCAGTTGA
- a CDS encoding protein-glutamate O-methyltransferase CheR, whose protein sequence is MERNTDIELRLLIEAIYLKYSYDFRDYSGASIKRRVNHALRQFECRTISALQERVLHDPTAFMQLLQLLTIPVSEMFRDPSHFLAIRQEVVPLLKTYPSLKIWIAGCSTGEEVYSMAILLREEGLLERTIIYATDINPHSLEKAKQGIFSLENIRAYTHNYQQAGGQRSFADYYTAAYDYAIFDKTLCENVTFADHSLATDSVFSETQLISCRNVLIYFNKKLQDRAFGLFHESLCHRGFLVLGSKETLDFSGYGNQFEPLVKTERIYRKS, encoded by the coding sequence GTGGAGCGAAATACGGACATCGAACTACGGTTGTTGATCGAAGCCATCTACCTCAAGTACAGCTACGATTTTCGTGATTACTCCGGCGCTTCGATCAAGCGCCGGGTCAATCACGCGCTGCGTCAGTTCGAGTGCAGGACCATTTCCGCGCTTCAGGAACGGGTACTGCATGACCCGACCGCGTTCATGCAGCTGTTGCAGCTGCTGACGATTCCGGTCAGCGAGATGTTCCGCGACCCGTCGCATTTTTTGGCGATCCGCCAGGAGGTGGTGCCACTGCTCAAGACCTACCCGTCGCTCAAGATCTGGATTGCCGGATGCAGCACCGGGGAAGAGGTCTACTCCATGGCGATACTGTTGCGCGAAGAAGGGTTGCTGGAACGCACCATCATTTACGCCACCGACATCAATCCGCATTCACTGGAAAAGGCCAAGCAGGGGATTTTCTCCCTGGAGAACATTCGCGCCTACACCCACAACTATCAGCAGGCAGGTGGTCAGCGTTCGTTTGCCGATTACTACACAGCGGCTTACGACTATGCGATTTTCGACAAGACCCTGTGTGAGAACGTGACCTTCGCCGACCACAGCCTGGCGACGGATAGCGTATTCTCTGAAACCCAGTTAATTTCATGCCGTAACGTACTGATTTACTTCAATAAAAAACTCCAGGATCGCGCGTTTGGACTGTTTCACGAATCGTTGTGTCATCGAGGGTTTCTGGTGCTGGGCAGCAAGGAAACCCTGGACTTCTCCGGGTACGGCAACCAGTTCGAACCCTTGGTAAAAACTGAACGGATCTACCGTAAATCATGA
- a CDS encoding VOC family protein produces MIQLKDIHHVMYRHPDLQVIERFLIDFGLVVTQRCEQRIYLRGTGAQPYVYIAEQADEPAFGAIAFAVQQRQDLERASELAGASAVYRLNGPGGGEAVSLTDPAGRRIDLVHGLAPLPALPLRAALTHNSALDKRRLGTAQRPAKGPAQVLRIGHVAIGVADFKQALKWYTEVLGLLPSDLIIEGSKDNPVAAFLRINRGADWTDHHTIALFQAPQDRVHHASFEVQDFDAQCLGHQWLEERCQVPFWGVGRHLLGSQIFDYWSDPSGNLIEHFTDGDLCNESTPTQYTASCDSSLYQWGPQMTLEYFLGGRTTLKRPNR; encoded by the coding sequence ATGATCCAGCTCAAAGACATTCACCACGTGATGTACCGCCACCCTGACTTGCAGGTGATCGAACGCTTCCTGATTGATTTCGGCCTGGTGGTGACCCAGCGCTGCGAGCAGCGCATTTACCTGCGCGGCACCGGTGCACAACCGTATGTCTACATTGCCGAGCAGGCGGATGAGCCGGCGTTCGGTGCCATCGCCTTCGCGGTGCAGCAACGTCAGGACCTGGAGCGTGCCAGCGAGTTGGCGGGCGCTTCGGCGGTCTATCGGTTGAACGGCCCCGGAGGCGGGGAAGCCGTGTCCCTCACGGACCCCGCTGGGCGCCGGATTGACCTGGTGCATGGCCTGGCGCCGTTACCGGCGTTGCCACTGCGTGCGGCATTGACGCACAACTCGGCGCTCGACAAACGCCGCCTGGGCACGGCTCAACGTCCTGCCAAAGGGCCGGCGCAAGTGTTGCGCATCGGGCATGTGGCCATCGGTGTTGCGGACTTCAAGCAGGCGCTGAAGTGGTACACCGAGGTGTTGGGCCTGTTGCCGTCGGACCTGATTATCGAGGGCAGCAAGGACAACCCGGTCGCCGCGTTCCTGCGCATCAATCGCGGCGCAGACTGGACCGACCATCACACGATTGCTTTGTTTCAGGCGCCACAGGATCGAGTCCATCACGCCTCGTTCGAGGTGCAGGACTTCGACGCCCAATGCCTTGGCCATCAATGGCTGGAGGAGCGGTGCCAAGTACCATTCTGGGGCGTGGGCCGTCACCTGTTGGGCAGCCAGATCTTCGATTACTGGAGCGATCCGTCCGGCAACCTCATCGAACACTTCACCGATGGCGACCTGTGCAACGAGAGCACCCCGACCCAGTACACGGCGTCTTGCGACTCCAGCCTCTATCAGTGGGGACCGCAGATGACGCTGGAGTACTTCCTCGGAGGGAGGACAACGCTGAAACGGCCCAACCGCTGA
- a CDS encoding TetR/AcrR family transcriptional regulator C-terminal domain-containing protein: MIFLDALTGDLQLRCLLGLLSTPSQAEKDRLITQAIEIFLGGVASAEYSSMN, encoded by the coding sequence GTGATCTTTCTCGATGCCTTGACCGGCGACCTGCAACTGCGTTGCCTGCTGGGGTTGCTCAGCACTCCCTCACAAGCGGAGAAAGATCGCCTGATTACCCAGGCCATCGAAATCTTCCTCGGCGGCGTGGCCTCGGCCGAGTATTCCTCGATGAACTAA
- a CDS encoding fumarylacetoacetate hydrolase family protein, with protein MRFVNFAQGGQRGLAVEHEGLLRGLVEGANGYPGSLHELLKAGPEALSDGFAVLCQAPVLNLRSIRFNPPIERPSKIVCVGLNYAAHTEESPYEQPTYPTFFPRFASSLIGHAAELIRPRVSEQLDYEGELAVIIGKGGRHIAQDQALEYVAGYSIFNEGSVRDFQFKSPQWTMGKNFDGTGAFGPMFVSADELPAGAAGLKLVTRLNDEVVQQGNTADMIFNVAQLISILSVAVTLEPGDVIVSGTPAGIGWAKRPPVFMKPGDVCTVEIEGLGTLVNVIADEPSPLDLPARH; from the coding sequence ATGCGCTTTGTCAATTTCGCCCAAGGCGGGCAACGAGGTCTGGCGGTCGAACACGAAGGTCTTTTGAGAGGGCTGGTTGAAGGTGCCAATGGCTACCCCGGCAGTCTCCATGAGCTGCTGAAGGCCGGGCCGGAGGCGTTGAGTGACGGGTTTGCGGTGTTGTGCCAGGCACCGGTGCTCAACCTTCGGTCTATCCGCTTCAACCCACCCATCGAACGCCCTTCGAAGATTGTCTGTGTGGGCCTGAACTATGCCGCACACACCGAGGAAAGCCCCTACGAGCAGCCAACCTATCCGACCTTCTTTCCTCGTTTCGCCTCCAGCCTGATCGGTCACGCCGCCGAACTGATTCGCCCAAGGGTTTCCGAGCAGCTCGATTACGAAGGCGAGTTGGCGGTGATTATCGGCAAGGGCGGTCGGCATATTGCGCAAGATCAGGCGCTGGAGTATGTCGCCGGCTATTCGATTTTCAACGAGGGCTCAGTGCGCGATTTCCAGTTCAAGTCACCGCAATGGACCATGGGCAAGAATTTCGATGGCACCGGTGCCTTCGGCCCGATGTTCGTCAGTGCGGATGAACTGCCGGCGGGCGCTGCCGGGTTGAAACTGGTGACGCGGCTCAACGACGAGGTGGTTCAGCAAGGCAATACCGCGGACATGATTTTCAATGTGGCGCAGCTGATTTCTATCCTCAGTGTCGCGGTCACCCTTGAGCCGGGCGATGTGATTGTCAGCGGAACCCCCGCCGGGATCGGCTGGGCCAAGCGTCCACCCGTGTTCATGAAACCGGGGGATGTCTGCACGGTGGAGATCGAAGGCCTGGGCACGCTGGTCAACGTGATCGCCGATGAACCGTCGCCGCTTGATCTGCCTGCTCGCCACTGA
- a CDS encoding response regulator: MSEDAQDVVLIVEDDPSILMVLAAYLSGEGYRVLQAEDGEQAFEILASKPHLDMMITDYRLPGGISGVQIAEPAVKLRPELKVIFISGYPAEIRESGSPIAHKAPILAKPFDLDELQALMQQMLS, translated from the coding sequence ATGAGTGAAGATGCACAAGACGTCGTATTGATCGTCGAAGATGACCCCTCGATTCTGATGGTGCTGGCCGCCTACCTGTCGGGCGAGGGTTACCGCGTATTGCAGGCCGAAGACGGCGAGCAGGCGTTCGAGATCCTGGCCAGCAAACCGCACCTGGACATGATGATCACCGACTATCGCCTGCCGGGTGGTATCTCCGGTGTGCAGATCGCGGAACCCGCGGTGAAACTGCGCCCGGAACTGAAGGTGATTTTCATCAGTGGCTACCCGGCGGAAATCCGCGAGTCGGGCAGCCCGATAGCGCACAAGGCGCCGATACTGGCCAAGCCGTTTGACCTGGACGAACTGCAGGCGCTGATGCAGCAAATGTTGTCCTGA